The Desulfohalovibrio reitneri genome contains a region encoding:
- a CDS encoding BTAD domain-containing putative transcriptional regulator, which translates to MDESTRTGRVRSFAPPRLDGDTFEGYKGEIAEFLDRGGVFVVFENAKFNTVLSGMLSGELASRESRVEFYTDTRLGYEALHRLRGRGGTPFLFLDHNDRDDVTILESLRADPQLRDVHAVIVSNQMFEEKVAYFTEKGADDIVVLPYTQNTIITKIVETIAPPRHKALYLEARRLLREGRHEEALEAAGRAVGGYPTYPRAHVVMGEALERLERVAEAIDAYEAALAVERAQMFLEPRLRLADLYGQMAGAFNATPEEAKRFRRKQLTYLEELDRVSPINTDRKILRGRLYLAFGERYKAEGVLREAYREFLASRRNRAESSRREALRLGRDLIDACGDAFPELSQDVLVEILNDPTLASMLSDGERVDLLMDYGSALLGMAALITDGESYEDLFQDCKKVFEDIVALDPGEEKASRAYQRLGDLYRDLGGRLRGGPEGARDMRASDALRVAHGFYAKSSEMDAMNLGAREGTEALKEHAGDGRAVYDLDKPGGETAEKRRKENRASKYDLYIDPGKSPFRFGK; encoded by the coding sequence ATGGACGAATCCACCCGCACCGGCAGGGTAAGGAGCTTCGCTCCGCCCAGGCTGGATGGCGACACCTTCGAGGGCTACAAGGGCGAGATCGCCGAGTTTCTGGATCGGGGCGGCGTCTTCGTGGTCTTCGAGAACGCCAAGTTCAACACCGTGCTTTCGGGCATGCTCTCCGGCGAGCTGGCCAGCCGCGAGAGCCGGGTCGAGTTCTACACAGACACCCGGCTCGGCTACGAGGCCCTGCACCGCCTGCGTGGCCGGGGAGGGACGCCCTTCCTTTTTCTGGACCACAACGATCGCGACGACGTGACCATTCTGGAGTCGTTGCGCGCCGATCCCCAGTTGCGGGATGTGCATGCGGTCATCGTCTCCAACCAGATGTTCGAGGAGAAGGTGGCCTACTTCACGGAAAAGGGTGCGGACGACATCGTGGTGCTGCCCTACACGCAGAACACCATCATCACCAAGATCGTGGAGACCATCGCCCCGCCGCGCCACAAGGCCCTCTACCTGGAAGCCAGGCGGCTTCTGCGGGAAGGGCGTCATGAGGAGGCCCTGGAGGCGGCCGGCCGGGCCGTGGGCGGCTATCCCACCTATCCCCGCGCCCACGTGGTCATGGGCGAGGCCTTGGAACGGCTGGAACGGGTGGCCGAGGCCATAGACGCCTATGAGGCGGCTCTGGCCGTGGAGAGGGCACAGATGTTCCTGGAGCCGCGTCTGCGGCTGGCCGACCTGTATGGGCAGATGGCCGGCGCCTTCAACGCCACGCCGGAGGAGGCCAAACGGTTCAGGCGCAAACAGCTGACCTACCTGGAGGAATTGGACCGGGTCAGCCCCATCAACACAGACCGCAAGATTTTGCGCGGCCGCCTCTACTTGGCTTTCGGCGAGCGCTACAAGGCGGAGGGCGTGCTGCGGGAGGCGTACCGGGAGTTTCTGGCCAGCCGCAGAAACAGGGCCGAGTCCTCCCGGCGCGAGGCGCTGCGCCTGGGCCGGGACCTCATCGACGCCTGCGGCGACGCCTTTCCCGAACTGTCGCAGGACGTGCTGGTGGAAATCCTTAACGACCCCACACTCGCCAGCATGCTCAGCGATGGAGAGCGGGTGGACCTTCTCATGGACTACGGCTCTGCACTGCTTGGCATGGCCGCCCTCATCACGGACGGTGAGAGTTACGAGGACCTGTTCCAGGATTGCAAGAAGGTGTTCGAGGACATCGTGGCCCTGGATCCGGGGGAAGAGAAGGCGTCGCGCGCCTACCAGCGGCTGGGCGATCTGTACCGGGACCTGGGCGGCCGGCTGCGTGGCGGTCCGGAAGGCGCACGCGACATGCGCGCCTCGGATGCCCTGCGTGTGGCCCATGGCTTCTACGCCAAGTCCTCGGAGATGGATGCCATGAACCTGGGCGCGCGCGAGGGCACCGAGGCCCTCAAGGAGCACGCCGGGGACGGCCGGGCGGTGTACGACCTGGACAAGCCGGGCGGCGAAACCGCGGAAAAGCGCCGCAAGGAAAACCGGGCCAGCAAGTACGATCTCTACATCGACCCCGGCAAGTCGCCCTTCCGCTTCGGCAAGTAG
- a CDS encoding ChbG/HpnK family deacetylase → MKRFLVNADDVGLSEGICRAVADLLEAGAISSATAMACASGSLERIRAYKSGLAGRCGVHLQLTGGRGLVERKRGAGLVDASGFFPLRPEELGTPRPEAVEREWEAQIDAVAEALGASPTHLDSHHHVHFRSDLLPVALRLARRFGLPLRVCDADMAARAGLAGVPSPQGCLTAWFGPGASPERLEPVIAEGLNGIKDGQALELMCHPGFAPEELEGVSSYREERVRETHALAQADMPALARRFEAVLVGFAELDPLEGAA, encoded by the coding sequence ATGAAGCGATTCCTCGTCAACGCGGACGACGTCGGGTTGTCCGAGGGGATATGCCGGGCCGTGGCTGATCTGCTGGAGGCCGGGGCCATTTCCTCGGCGACGGCCATGGCTTGCGCGTCCGGCTCGCTGGAAAGGATACGCGCATACAAAAGCGGATTGGCCGGGCGATGCGGTGTCCACTTGCAGTTGACCGGCGGTCGCGGATTGGTGGAAAGAAAACGGGGGGCCGGGTTGGTGGACGCTTCCGGCTTTTTTCCACTCCGTCCCGAAGAGCTGGGCACTCCCCGGCCCGAGGCGGTGGAGCGGGAGTGGGAGGCCCAAATCGATGCGGTGGCCGAGGCATTGGGGGCAAGTCCCACCCATCTGGACAGCCACCACCACGTGCATTTCCGATCCGATCTCCTGCCCGTGGCGCTGCGGCTGGCCCGGCGGTTCGGCCTGCCCCTGCGCGTGTGCGACGCGGACATGGCCGCCCGGGCCGGGTTGGCGGGCGTACCCTCCCCCCAAGGTTGCCTGACGGCGTGGTTCGGCCCGGGGGCCAGCCCGGAGAGGTTGGAGCCGGTCATCGCCGAAGGACTGAATGGGATCAAGGACGGGCAGGCGCTGGAGCTGATGTGCCATCCCGGGTTCGCCCCGGAGGAGTTGGAGGGCGTCAGCTCCTACCGCGAAGAGCGCGTGCGCGAAACGCACGCCCTGGCCCAGGCGGACATGCCGGCACTGGCGCGGCGGTTTGAGGCGGTATTGGTCGGTTTCGCTGAGCTTGACCCGCTGGAAGGTGCCGCTTGA
- the clpB gene encoding ATP-dependent chaperone ClpB yields MDLNKFTQKSQEAVSEAQNVAVTFGHQQVDAPHLLLALVEQENGLVPSMLEKAGYDIKAYAKAVRDELGRIPKVTGPGAQPGQVYVTPGLQEVLVGSEALAKKMNDEYTSVEHVFLTLCDQGGPVGKINRSFGLDKDKVLSVLNEVRGKQRVTSANPEDTYEALAKYGRDLVDEARNGKLDPVIGRDSEIRRCIRVLSRRTKNNPCLIGEAGVGKTAIVEGLAQRILREDVPEGLKDKTIFSLDMGALIAGAKYRGEFEERLKAVLKEVQSSEGRIILFIDEIHTIVGAGKTEGSMDAGNLLKPMLARGELHCIGATTVDEYRKNIEKDPALERRFQPVMVDEPTVEDTVSILRGLKERFEVHHGVRILDGALVDAAVLSHRYITDRQLPDKAIDLIDEGAAMIRTEIDSLPTELDELNRKVLQLEIEREALKKETDVKSRDRLEKLEGELANLKEERDELTSRWEREKGSIESVRQLKEEIERTKREIEEAERQLDYNKAAELRYSKLHGLEQRLAQTEEGGEGEAPRLLKEEVSPEDIAEIISRWTGIPVSRLVEGEREKLMRLPEQLHERVVGQDEAVDSVADAVIRARAGLKDPYRPIGSFIFLGPTGVGKTELCKTLAESLFDSQDNMVRLDMSEYMEKHTVARLIGAPPGYVGYEEGGQLTEAVRRKPYSVILFDEIEKAHPDVFNALLQILDDGRLTDAKGRTVDFKNTIIIMTSNLGSTYMLEGISPEGEFNEGVRDQVLGELRRSFRPEFLNRVDDIVLFKPLLPEQLKQIIELQLTGLRQRLEDRKMDLELTDAAKDFIARASYDPVYGARPLKRFLASNVETPLAKEIISGRLTDGQAVTVDADEEGLIFGQPEERESTAA; encoded by the coding sequence ATGGATCTGAACAAATTCACTCAAAAATCCCAGGAGGCCGTCTCCGAGGCCCAGAACGTGGCCGTCACCTTCGGCCACCAGCAGGTGGACGCGCCCCATCTTCTGCTGGCCCTGGTGGAGCAGGAGAACGGCTTGGTGCCCAGCATGCTGGAGAAGGCCGGGTACGACATCAAGGCATACGCCAAGGCGGTGCGCGACGAGCTGGGCCGCATACCCAAAGTGACCGGACCAGGCGCCCAGCCGGGACAGGTGTACGTCACCCCCGGCCTGCAGGAAGTCCTGGTGGGGTCCGAGGCCCTGGCCAAGAAGATGAACGACGAATACACCTCGGTGGAGCACGTCTTTCTGACCTTATGCGACCAGGGCGGCCCGGTGGGCAAGATCAACCGCTCCTTCGGCCTGGACAAGGACAAGGTGCTGTCCGTGCTCAATGAAGTGCGGGGCAAGCAGCGCGTCACCTCGGCCAATCCCGAGGATACCTACGAGGCGCTGGCCAAGTACGGCCGCGACCTGGTGGACGAGGCGCGCAACGGCAAGCTGGACCCTGTCATCGGCCGGGATTCGGAAATCCGCCGCTGCATCCGCGTACTCTCCCGCCGCACCAAGAACAATCCCTGCCTCATCGGCGAGGCGGGCGTGGGCAAGACCGCCATCGTGGAAGGTCTGGCCCAGCGCATCCTGCGTGAGGACGTGCCCGAGGGGCTGAAGGACAAGACCATTTTCTCCCTGGACATGGGCGCGCTCATCGCCGGGGCCAAGTACCGTGGCGAGTTCGAGGAGCGGCTCAAGGCCGTGCTCAAGGAAGTGCAGTCCTCCGAGGGACGCATCATCCTCTTCATCGATGAGATCCACACCATCGTGGGCGCGGGCAAGACCGAGGGCTCCATGGACGCGGGCAACCTGCTCAAGCCTATGCTGGCGCGCGGCGAGTTGCATTGCATCGGCGCCACCACGGTGGACGAGTACCGCAAGAACATCGAGAAGGATCCCGCGCTTGAGCGCAGGTTCCAGCCGGTGATGGTGGACGAACCCACGGTGGAGGACACCGTCTCCATCCTGCGCGGGCTCAAGGAACGCTTCGAGGTGCACCACGGCGTGCGCATCCTCGATGGCGCGCTGGTGGACGCGGCCGTGCTCTCGCATCGCTACATCACCGACCGCCAACTGCCGGACAAGGCCATCGACCTCATCGACGAGGGAGCGGCCATGATCCGCACCGAGATCGATTCCCTGCCCACCGAACTGGACGAGTTGAACCGCAAGGTGCTGCAGCTAGAGATCGAGCGCGAGGCATTGAAGAAGGAGACCGACGTCAAGTCGCGCGACAGGCTGGAGAAGCTGGAAGGCGAACTGGCCAACCTCAAGGAGGAGCGCGACGAACTGACCAGCCGCTGGGAGCGCGAGAAGGGCTCCATCGAGTCGGTGCGCCAGCTCAAGGAGGAGATCGAGCGCACCAAGCGCGAGATCGAGGAGGCCGAGCGGCAGCTCGACTACAACAAGGCCGCCGAGTTGCGCTACTCCAAGCTGCACGGCCTGGAACAGCGCCTGGCCCAGACCGAGGAAGGCGGCGAGGGCGAAGCCCCGCGCCTGCTCAAGGAGGAGGTCTCGCCGGAGGACATCGCCGAGATCATCTCCCGTTGGACCGGCATCCCTGTCTCGCGGCTTGTGGAGGGCGAGCGCGAGAAACTCATGCGCCTGCCCGAGCAGCTGCACGAGCGGGTTGTGGGCCAGGACGAGGCCGTGGACTCGGTGGCCGACGCGGTCATCCGCGCCCGGGCCGGGCTCAAGGACCCGTACCGCCCCATCGGCTCCTTCATCTTCCTGGGCCCCACCGGCGTTGGCAAGACAGAGCTGTGCAAGACCCTGGCCGAGTCCCTGTTCGACTCCCAGGACAACATGGTGCGGCTGGACATGTCCGAGTACATGGAGAAGCACACCGTGGCCCGGCTCATCGGCGCGCCCCCGGGATACGTGGGCTACGAGGAGGGCGGCCAGCTCACCGAGGCGGTGCGGCGCAAGCCCTACTCGGTCATCCTCTTCGACGAGATCGAGAAGGCCCACCCCGACGTCTTCAACGCCCTGCTGCAAATCCTGGACGACGGGCGGCTGACCGACGCCAAGGGCCGCACGGTGGATTTCAAGAACACCATCATCATCATGACCTCCAACCTGGGCTCCACCTACATGCTGGAGGGCATCAGCCCGGAAGGGGAGTTCAACGAGGGCGTCCGCGACCAAGTGCTGGGCGAACTGCGCCGTTCCTTCCGGCCGGAGTTTCTCAACCGGGTGGACGACATCGTCCTCTTCAAGCCGTTGCTGCCGGAGCAGCTCAAGCAGATCATCGAACTGCAGCTCACCGGCCTGCGGCAGCGGCTGGAGGACCGCAAGATGGACCTGGAGCTGACCGACGCGGCCAAGGACTTCATCGCCCGGGCCTCCTACGACCCGGTCTACGGCGCGCGGCCGCTGAAGCGGTTCCTGGCCTCCAACGTGGAGACCCCGCTGGCCAAGGAGATCATTTCCGGCAGGCTGACCGACGGCCAGGCCGTGACCGTGGACGCGGACGAGGAAGGACTGATCTTCGGCCAGCCCGAGGAGCGGGAAAGCACGGCCGCCTGA
- a CDS encoding polysaccharide deacetylase family protein, with translation MARSLPVALYHYISKLANAISVHPDTFASHLKAMERGGFRGIGLDEAVDFLARGKDLPKGAALLSFDDGFLDNYVHAWPILAERGHKGVVFAVTDRIGHESPRPTLADVRDNDALAKDLPHVDEPFGLNELGHRRRRDLFLSWPEARRMEESGVMAVEPHTASHAEVFRADEYNGFFQPGPRSRTFDRVGFPVPWGLPRFATGPGLTTRAFLPSEELLGLVHSLVPQDKAGAHDFFRDEANVQRLRRKMEALPRSRWGRKEEPGEFAERVREEVARSVRTVESELGRPARALAWPWGAYSPEALEAARECGVEAMFCTTTGPNPPGSPLHVHRFKARQRSGLWLLSRLHIWSRPWLGGAYARLKR, from the coding sequence ATGGCCCGCTCTCTTCCAGTCGCACTCTACCACTACATTTCCAAGCTTGCGAACGCCATTTCCGTTCACCCGGATACTTTCGCCTCGCACCTCAAGGCCATGGAACGAGGCGGATTCCGGGGCATCGGGCTGGACGAGGCCGTGGATTTCCTGGCTCGCGGCAAGGATTTGCCCAAGGGCGCGGCGCTGCTGAGCTTCGACGACGGATTTCTGGACAACTACGTCCACGCCTGGCCCATCCTGGCCGAGCGCGGCCATAAGGGCGTGGTCTTCGCGGTGACGGACCGCATCGGCCATGAATCTCCCCGCCCCACGCTTGCCGATGTGCGTGACAACGACGCCCTCGCCAAAGACCTGCCCCATGTGGACGAACCGTTCGGGCTGAACGAACTGGGCCATCGCCGCCGCCGCGACCTGTTTCTGAGCTGGCCCGAGGCCAGGCGCATGGAGGAGTCCGGCGTCATGGCGGTTGAGCCGCACACCGCCTCCCACGCCGAGGTGTTCCGCGCGGACGAGTACAACGGATTCTTCCAGCCCGGCCCGCGCTCCCGCACCTTCGACCGGGTGGGATTTCCCGTGCCCTGGGGGCTGCCCCGCTTCGCCACCGGCCCCGGGCTGACCACCCGGGCCTTTCTGCCTTCGGAGGAGCTGCTGGGCCTGGTGCACTCCCTGGTGCCCCAGGACAAAGCCGGGGCGCACGACTTTTTCCGCGACGAAGCCAACGTCCAGCGGCTGCGGCGAAAGATGGAGGCCCTGCCCCGCTCCCGATGGGGGCGGAAGGAAGAGCCGGGGGAGTTCGCCGAAAGGGTGCGGGAGGAAGTGGCCCGCTCGGTACGAACGGTGGAAAGCGAACTGGGCAGGCCCGCGCGCGCCCTGGCCTGGCCCTGGGGCGCCTACTCCCCCGAGGCGCTGGAGGCCGCCCGCGAGTGCGGTGTGGAGGCCATGTTCTGCACCACCACCGGCCCCAACCCGCCGGGCTCGCCCCTGCACGTGCATCGATTCAAGGCCCGCCAGCGGAGCGGGCTGTGGCTTCTCTCACGGCTGCACATCTGGTCGCGCCCCTGGCTGGGCGGCGCCTACGCCCGCCTCAAGCGCTGA
- a CDS encoding DnaJ C-terminal domain-containing protein, whose product MSVKYKDYYEILDVSRSASQEEISKAYKKLARKYHPDLNPDDPEAENKFKEVGEAYEVLKDPEKRKLYDSLGPNWQQGQDFQPPPGYERHFGGAGGPGGAGFEGFSDFFEFIFGGGGGGFAGGGGRGQAGGFEDMFGRAGFTGGTGFGGPRQRRGSDAEATLGLTLEEAYRGGSKTISMQEQAVGPDGRPRNQTKTLNVNIPPGIKSGQRIRLAGQGNPGMGGGKAGDLYLKVNIRPHSRFKVEENNIVVDLPLTPWEAALGAQVKVPTLDGRVEMKIPAGSSSGQKLRLRGKGLGSGVNKGDMFVRLLIKLPRELTDEQRELWEKLAETSDFNPRS is encoded by the coding sequence ATGAGCGTGAAGTACAAGGACTACTATGAAATCCTGGATGTGTCGCGCAGCGCGAGCCAGGAGGAGATTTCCAAAGCCTACAAGAAGCTGGCGCGCAAGTACCACCCGGACCTCAACCCCGACGATCCCGAGGCCGAGAACAAGTTCAAGGAGGTGGGGGAGGCGTACGAGGTCCTGAAGGATCCCGAAAAGCGCAAGCTCTACGACTCCCTGGGCCCCAATTGGCAGCAGGGGCAGGATTTCCAGCCCCCGCCGGGGTATGAACGGCACTTCGGCGGCGCGGGAGGTCCCGGCGGAGCGGGCTTCGAAGGCTTCTCCGACTTCTTCGAGTTCATCTTCGGAGGAGGCGGCGGAGGCTTCGCCGGTGGCGGCGGCCGCGGCCAGGCCGGGGGCTTCGAGGACATGTTCGGCCGCGCGGGCTTCACCGGCGGCACGGGCTTCGGCGGACCTCGCCAGCGGCGCGGCTCCGACGCCGAGGCCACCCTGGGCCTCACCCTGGAGGAGGCCTACCGGGGCGGTTCCAAGACCATTTCCATGCAGGAGCAGGCCGTGGGGCCGGATGGACGCCCGCGCAACCAGACCAAGACCCTCAACGTGAACATCCCGCCCGGCATCAAGAGCGGGCAGCGCATCCGGCTGGCCGGCCAGGGCAACCCCGGCATGGGCGGGGGCAAGGCCGGCGACCTCTACCTCAAGGTCAACATCCGCCCGCATTCGCGGTTCAAGGTGGAGGAAAACAACATCGTCGTGGACCTCCCTCTGACTCCCTGGGAAGCCGCCCTGGGCGCGCAGGTCAAGGTTCCCACGCTGGACGGCCGGGTGGAGATGAAGATTCCCGCCGGTTCCTCCAGCGGCCAGAAACTGCGGCTGCGCGGCAAGGGGCTGGGCAGCGGCGTCAACAAGGGCGACATGTTCGTGCGCCTGCTGATCAAGCTGCCCAGGGAACTGACCGACGAACAGCGGGAGCTGTGGGAGAAGTTGGCCGAGACCAGCGATTTCAACCCCCGGAGTTGA
- a CDS encoding Smr/MutS family protein: protein MSDNPFKKLKKIKVEREKAEPARKAPSPEPPPPDEEDAFFKAMSGVTPLDGKEKIASTKKPPAPRSPAEDDSASTLEKLVNGELDFELEYTDEYMHGHVRGLDSKIFRRLKAGTYAVETHLDMHGMTMDQAYDSLLFFLREAYLSGNRTVLLIPGRGLGSPMGRGVLKRELQTWLTREPLKRVVLAYCTAQPSHGGAGALYVLLRRKRKGQGKVNFDRAGFFGEEW, encoded by the coding sequence ATGTCCGACAATCCCTTCAAGAAGTTGAAGAAAATCAAGGTGGAACGGGAGAAGGCCGAACCTGCCCGGAAGGCCCCGTCCCCAGAGCCGCCTCCCCCGGACGAGGAGGACGCCTTTTTCAAAGCCATGTCCGGCGTCACTCCGCTGGACGGCAAAGAAAAAATCGCCTCCACCAAAAAACCGCCAGCCCCCCGTTCACCCGCCGAGGACGACTCCGCCAGTACCCTGGAAAAACTGGTCAACGGCGAGTTGGACTTCGAGTTGGAGTACACCGACGAATACATGCACGGCCACGTGCGCGGCCTGGATTCCAAGATATTCCGGCGTCTCAAGGCCGGAACGTACGCTGTGGAGACCCACCTGGACATGCACGGCATGACCATGGACCAAGCATACGACTCGTTGCTTTTTTTTCTGCGCGAGGCCTACCTGTCCGGCAACCGCACGGTGCTGCTCATACCGGGCCGGGGCCTGGGTTCGCCCATGGGGCGGGGAGTTCTGAAACGTGAGTTGCAGACCTGGCTGACGCGCGAGCCGCTGAAGCGGGTGGTGCTGGCCTACTGCACCGCCCAGCCGTCCCACGGCGGCGCGGGGGCCCTGTACGTGCTGCTGCGCAGAAAGCGCAAGGGGCAGGGCAAGGTCAATTTCGACCGCGCCGGCTTTTTCGGCGAGGAATGGTAG
- a CDS encoding chaperone modulator CbpM — translation MRKREKTLPAQSELIAWAQLVEIAPISGQRMADMVELGWIEPVRTAEGDYLFTDVDVYRMKKLCRICDDFGLPTVGGTIIVDLLDRITDLENQVRELRRLGYFS, via the coding sequence ATGCGGAAGCGAGAAAAGACCTTGCCTGCCCAGTCTGAACTCATCGCCTGGGCCCAGCTCGTCGAGATCGCCCCCATCAGCGGCCAGCGCATGGCCGACATGGTGGAGCTGGGCTGGATAGAGCCGGTGCGCACGGCTGAAGGCGATTATCTGTTCACCGACGTGGACGTCTACCGCATGAAGAAGCTGTGCCGCATCTGCGACGACTTCGGCCTGCCCACGGTGGGCGGGACCATCATCGTGGACCTGCTGGACCGTATCACCGACCTGGAAAACCAGGTGCGTGAGTTGCGCCGGCTCGGATATTTTTCCTAA
- a CDS encoding IS5 family transposase: protein MKAKPAKSDQGNFLYEDLIDQLNPKDPLLKLAANIPWERFEQEFSSLYSEYGRPAKPIRLMVGLMILKQLENLSDERVIEAWVRNPYYQAFCGETHFRWRLPCDPTDLVYFRKRIGEGGARLIFEVSVGLHGDDAMEREIAVDTTVQEKNITFPTDVKLLTKVIKRCRAIAEFEGISLRRSFRRELPGLLRQRFKSRKIIKRIRTMAGVLIRELERKLPKDSLARHREAMQLFRRVHDQKRTDKNKTYSLHEPDVLCIGKGKEHKKYEFGRKASIAWTKTTGVIVGAMSFKENVFDGHTLPDVLEQVSQITESCPEAAICDRGYRGRKKVGDTSILIPGRPKKSDTPYQRRKARQRFRRRAGIEPVIGHLKHDFRMAKNFLKGALGDAINLLMAAAAFNFKKWMRGLKHFLSLFAPWLCFGTWSRGRLKYA from the coding sequence ATGAAGGCCAAGCCAGCCAAAAGCGATCAGGGCAATTTCCTCTACGAGGACCTCATCGATCAGCTCAATCCCAAGGACCCGCTGCTCAAGCTTGCAGCGAACATCCCCTGGGAAAGGTTCGAGCAGGAGTTTTCTAGCCTCTATAGTGAGTATGGTCGTCCAGCAAAGCCCATCAGACTCATGGTCGGGCTCATGATCCTCAAGCAGCTTGAAAATCTGAGCGACGAGCGTGTCATTGAGGCTTGGGTCCGGAACCCCTACTATCAGGCCTTCTGCGGTGAGACGCATTTCCGGTGGAGGCTTCCTTGTGACCCCACGGACTTGGTTTATTTCCGCAAACGCATCGGCGAGGGTGGGGCGCGTTTGATCTTCGAGGTCTCGGTGGGTCTGCACGGCGACGACGCCATGGAGCGGGAGATCGCCGTGGACACCACGGTCCAGGAGAAGAACATCACCTTCCCCACTGACGTGAAGCTTCTGACCAAGGTCATCAAGCGATGCAGGGCCATCGCCGAGTTCGAAGGAATCAGCTTGCGCCGCAGTTTCCGCCGTGAATTGCCAGGCCTCCTGCGCCAGCGATTCAAGAGTCGCAAGATCATCAAACGCATTCGGACCATGGCTGGCGTCCTGATCCGCGAACTTGAGCGCAAACTGCCCAAGGATTCGTTGGCCAGGCACAGGGAAGCTATGCAGCTCTTCCGCCGGGTCCATGACCAGAAACGTACCGACAAGAACAAGACCTACAGCCTGCACGAACCGGACGTGCTTTGCATCGGCAAGGGCAAAGAGCACAAAAAGTACGAGTTCGGACGCAAGGCCTCCATCGCCTGGACCAAGACCACCGGTGTGATCGTAGGAGCCATGTCCTTCAAGGAGAACGTTTTCGACGGTCACACCCTGCCGGATGTTCTGGAGCAAGTTTCGCAAATCACGGAATCCTGCCCCGAGGCGGCCATCTGTGACCGGGGTTACAGGGGGCGCAAAAAAGTCGGTGACACGAGCATTCTGATTCCGGGCCGGCCGAAGAAAAGCGACACGCCCTACCAGAGACGAAAGGCCAGGCAACGTTTTCGCAGACGCGCTGGCATCGAGCCGGTGATCGGACATCTCAAACACGACTTCCGCATGGCCAAAAACTTCCTGAAAGGGGCCCTCGGTGATGCGATCAACCTGCTGATGGCCGCAGCCGCGTTCAACTTCAAGAAGTGGATGCGGGGACTGAAGCACTTTTTGTCTCTTTTCGCCCCTTGGCTCTGCTTCGGAACCTGGAGTCGGGGCAGACTAAAGTACGCCTGA